The following coding sequences are from one Leptolyngbya sp. NIES-3755 window:
- a CDS encoding DNA polymerase subunit beta (similar to AA sequence:cyanobase_aa:LBDG_39590) — protein MEQTIDIAQILHDRLRVSEAVIEAFCHKWNIVEFALFGSVLREDFRDDSDIDVLVVFGQSHHPSLSGWLDIREEIEALFGRKVDLIQKKLLKNPYSKAEILRSHQVVYAHE, from the coding sequence TTGGAACAAACGATCGACATTGCACAAATTTTGCACGATCGCTTGAGAGTATCTGAAGCGGTGATAGAGGCGTTTTGTCACAAATGGAATATTGTTGAATTTGCGCTATTTGGGTCAGTATTGCGAGAGGATTTTAGGGACGATAGTGATATTGATGTATTAGTTGTTTTTGGGCAATCTCATCATCCAAGTTTGTCAGGATGGTTGGATATTCGAGAAGAGATTGAGGCGCTCTTTGGTCGAAAGGTTGATCTCATTCAAAAAAAACTGTTGAAAAATCCTTATAGCAAAGCTGAGATTTTACGATCGCATCAGGTCGTTTATGCTCATGAATAA